The following proteins are encoded in a genomic region of Burkholderia cepacia:
- a CDS encoding right-handed parallel beta-helix repeat-containing protein, producing MTRSFRIVGAGVVAWACAVASFPVQVCAATLTEYHAPRHGTRLRPAAPAPAVPAAATIRPASDGSDQTDALQAALNALQAGQTLILAPGRYTVSRSLSVAMSGVVVSGYGATLVATNPSDQTIVMSGTGSTLVGVTLIGTGTTRLTIPASTKVEVTGTGVQVLGVTIQGGAGAGIFVFGGSNVAIVGNTVSATLADGIHTTYGSTNVLVQGNTVTGTGDDMISVVSYLGDGRVSNNVSIDHNAVSGNYWGRGISVVGGQAVTISNNTVAGVQKAAGILVAQEDGWRTYGVSNVVIDSNVVTNIQNSNVNNGLQPTQQGALELDTWSGTVSYVKITRNRVTGSGYSGFRALGNVCEFEVEGNTFASIAGTAVSLLSSGCTASQIVASGNTLDGVALVQPVGASSSGTIAAAGAATTAMPQVRTGLMQSSGSAAPAIGAAR from the coding sequence ATGACCAGGTCATTTCGTATCGTCGGCGCCGGGGTTGTTGCATGGGCGTGCGCCGTTGCCAGCTTCCCGGTCCAGGTTTGCGCAGCGACGCTCACGGAGTACCACGCACCGCGACATGGCACGCGGCTGCGACCGGCGGCACCGGCGCCAGCCGTACCGGCGGCCGCGACAATCCGGCCGGCAAGCGACGGCAGCGACCAGACCGATGCGTTGCAGGCTGCGCTCAATGCGTTGCAGGCCGGGCAGACACTGATACTCGCGCCGGGGCGCTACACGGTCAGCCGTTCGTTGTCGGTGGCGATGTCGGGCGTCGTGGTATCGGGCTACGGCGCCACGCTCGTCGCGACCAATCCATCCGACCAGACGATCGTGATGAGCGGCACGGGCTCGACGCTGGTGGGCGTGACGCTGATCGGCACTGGTACGACGCGGCTCACGATACCGGCGTCGACCAAGGTCGAGGTGACGGGCACGGGCGTCCAGGTGCTCGGTGTGACGATCCAGGGCGGCGCCGGCGCCGGGATCTTCGTGTTCGGTGGCAGCAACGTCGCGATCGTCGGCAATACGGTGAGCGCCACGCTGGCCGACGGCATCCATACGACCTACGGCTCGACCAACGTGCTCGTGCAGGGCAATACGGTGACAGGTACCGGCGACGACATGATCTCCGTCGTCAGCTATCTGGGCGACGGCCGCGTCAGCAACAACGTGTCGATCGATCATAACGCCGTGTCGGGAAACTATTGGGGGCGCGGCATTTCGGTGGTCGGCGGCCAGGCCGTGACGATCTCGAACAATACGGTCGCCGGGGTGCAGAAGGCGGCGGGCATTCTCGTCGCCCAGGAGGACGGCTGGCGTACCTACGGCGTATCGAACGTCGTGATCGACAGCAACGTGGTGACCAACATCCAGAATTCGAACGTGAACAACGGGCTGCAGCCGACGCAGCAGGGCGCGCTCGAACTGGACACGTGGTCGGGCACGGTGTCGTACGTGAAGATCACGCGCAATCGCGTGACGGGATCGGGCTATTCGGGATTCCGGGCCCTGGGCAACGTATGCGAGTTCGAGGTCGAGGGCAACACGTTCGCGTCGATTGCGGGTACCGCGGTGTCGCTGCTGTCGAGCGGCTGCACGGCCAGCCAGATCGTCGCCAGCGGCAACACGCTGGACGGCGTCGCGCTGGTCCAGCCGGTCGGCGCATCGTCGTCAGGCACGATCGCGGCTGCCGGTGCGGCGACGACGGCGATGCCGCAGGTGCGCACCGGCCTGATGCAGTCGTCGGGCAGTGCGGCGCCGGCGATCGGCGCGGCGCGATGA
- a CDS encoding response regulator, translating to MKILIVDDHPVLRDGVATLLRQDDGGMVDIQASNADDAMRLLELHADLDVIVLDLKMSGMDGFAAITGITQLRPELPIVVLSSSEDPHDVRAAFTHGALGYIPKSAPAHTLLSAIKMVVNGERYVPPLLLDMQSTHRDPPPAHEPDGPRLTLRQLDVLRLIAQGVPNKLIADRLGLSEKTVKAHITAIFKALHVRNRTQAAAAGQRLGLL from the coding sequence ATGAAAATACTCATTGTCGATGATCATCCGGTTCTGCGAGACGGCGTGGCGACATTGTTGCGTCAGGATGACGGCGGGATGGTCGACATTCAGGCAAGCAACGCCGACGATGCGATGCGGCTGCTCGAGCTGCACGCAGACCTCGACGTCATCGTCCTGGATCTGAAAATGAGCGGCATGGACGGGTTCGCCGCGATTACCGGGATCACGCAGCTCCGGCCCGAACTGCCGATCGTCGTGCTGTCTTCGTCCGAGGACCCGCATGACGTACGTGCGGCCTTCACGCATGGCGCGCTCGGCTACATCCCCAAGTCCGCCCCCGCGCATACTCTGCTGTCGGCCATCAAGATGGTGGTGAACGGCGAGCGGTACGTGCCGCCGCTGCTGCTCGACATGCAATCGACGCATCGCGACCCGCCGCCCGCACACGAACCCGACGGCCCGCGCCTGACGTTGCGCCAGCTCGACGTGCTGCGCCTGATCGCGCAAGGCGTGCCGAACAAGTTGATCGCCGACCGGCTCGGCCTGTCCGAGAAAACCGTGAAAGCCCATATCACCGCCATCTTCAAGGCATTGCACGTGCGCAATCGCACCCAGGCGGCGGCCGCGGGCCAGCGCCTGGGGCTCCTCTGA